AGGCCCTATTGCTGTATCTTTTCTACCTTATTTGTAATAGGAACTATAGAATGTATGACTAAGAAGTCACTTTGagattgacttttttaaaaagttattaccTTCTGCTGTTGCAAAGTGCAAAACTGTGagtgaaaatgttttattctgaCTTAATAATATGTTAGAAATTAGAGAATACAGTGGGAGGAGTTTTAGATATTGCTGCTGCTGTTACCTAAGGTActttagaaatttttctttaataaacaaaaataaacaaaatccctTTGGTATTTAAAGTGAAACATTTATTTAGCCTGTTTGTTTTAatctaaagcaaaaaataatttgggtCAATATATTAGTATATTTGTAAAGCGCCTTAATATATCCCTTTGTGGAAGGCACTGTCCCACAGTTTACTTttatattgtattgtatatataAGTATTTTGTATTAAGATTGAATCAATACAACActacagttttataaaataatgctttGTTAGGAAAAGGAattacagctttgcaatataactaAATTGTTTTGCATACTTCTGAATGTAGTAGATATGAATAATCAGCCTGTGTTTTTAATGACTCTATTTGTATTTTCCCAATCATTTTCTCTAGTGTAACATTTGCTGgggtaataataaaaaagaaattcagatctTTCAATTATGTGTGGAAAGCTGACTATCAAGGCACTTACGtatattgattttcattttcaaaaattattttaatctttattctcAGAGataatttatgattaaaaattcgatgttttagaattaaaatgtatataactaATGATAATAGGGTTAAGGCAAACTGAGTAGTGTAACCcactaaaatgttttcattttgcccaACATAagtacaataaatatttcatgttaaaGGCTTCCTTTAGATTAGCACAGAATTAAACCTTTCTAATTATCAGACTCATTTAGTATCATTTGagcctgctttctttctttctttctttctttctttataaaagattttatttgacacagagacagtgagagagggaacacaagcagggagagtgggagagggagaagcaggctccccactgagcagggagcccgatgcggggctcgatcccaggaccctgggaccacgacctgagctgaaggcagacgcttaataactgagccactcaggcgccccttgagtctgctttaaaattttaaaatacgtAGTTGCTGGCTAATCTGTTTTCGTTTATTTACAATTATCACATgacagaaaatacatatattgatGCTATATCTTAAATCAACTTTACACGGATGAACACATTTTTAGTTTTgtattgcttttcctttttcaagcaTTACCATCattcttagtttcctttttcctcttgtttGCACTtccttataaaattatatttggtcTACATGAGGTCATTGTATAGCTGATGCAAGTTGCATTATTCCTATGATTCATTATACTACACTGTAGACCCACATTTGGCATGCTTGTGACTCTATTTTGTTAggccaaaatgaaacacacaaaaaatgtatcTGCTTATGTGTGTGAAAGAGGAAAGATGTCAAATTTATGTCTGAAACATAGGCAGTTATTGTCGTCCCTAATACCTCGTCTCCCCTGCTTCCTACTTAAGATCCAGAGATCCTAGACATACTACCGGATTCAGAATCTGGGTGGAACTTCGAGTTCTTTGCCCTGGAGAAGGGTTAAATTTGTTCTGTGATGAAAAAGGGGTTCTCATGAGTACTTAGTTCCCAGAGTGGTTGACTAATGACATAAGCTGCTCTTGTTCCCCAGCGtccattctctcattcttttgTGAATAGAGCCCCCATCCCTGTCCAAATTTTGACTGCCCTGCTAGAGCCCATGTTTCTCATATTCGCTTGTAATTAGGTGTGGCCACATGACTAAGTCTTGGCCCTTGGGATATGAGCAAATGTGATATACACTTAAGGTTGATACTGCTTGCCCTCCACttgctctttccctcttccccacagGATGGAACATGGACAGAGTGGTGACTTTATATTGACTATAAAAACAAGGGAAACACCTTAGTGGTGGTGGATCAACAAAATGAGTAGAACATAGTTACCtgagggcgcctgtgtggcttagtcagttaagtgtctgactatagcttaggtcatgatctcagggtcctgtgattgagccctgcctcaggctcccccccactcagcagggagtctgcttgtccctctctaccccctcccactcatgttctctctctcataaataaaatcttaaaaaaaaaaaaaaaaagaacctggtTACCTGAAAGATTGTGTGGTGTGGGGCTGTCTGTCCAGGTTGGACTGATAAACTGCAGAAAtgttagagaaaaggaaaacaaaactgtgtgtgtgtgtgtgcgcgcacgcaccCGCCTGCATATAAAATCTGCATTTGTTACTGTTGCTGAACTTACCCTAATTAGTatagaatttatatttgtgtataatCTGATTTGCAGAACAATTTAAGGAGGTCATTTTGTACTTTGATCATCTCCCATGCAATCAATCATGAAACTCAGTTACTTTACCTTATGCATTTTTCTCTAACTCATCATCTTCGGCCCCATTGTTAACTACTCTGGTTGAGGCCCTCATCAGCTCTTGCCTGAATTACTGCAATAACTTTCTAACTGTACTCTTTGATTTCATTCTGGTCCTTCAAGTTTATTAGCTAAACTAGCATCCAAATGATCTACCTGAAAGATAACTGGATCCTGCTTCTACTGTGATCAAATAAGCTCCTAATGGATTGACTTTACCGCATAGAACTATTATAAACTCTggggaaaatacaaaaacagccACCTAAAGATACTGAGTGGAACCAAGAGCAGGCAGATTCTGGATGGAAGTCAACCCTTGAAAGAGAGGAATGGCACTGGATGAgtatctaattttctttctttctttttttttttttaagatttttatttttatttttcgacagaacgcaagcagggggagcgggagaagcaggcttcccgccgagcagggagcccgatgtgggactccatcccaggaccctgggatcatgacctgagctgaaggcagacgcttaacaactgagccacccagccgccctgaGTGTCTAATTTTCATGATATCTTGCCTGAGAAAGCCCCAAATCTCTAGCTGAATCATTGCCACACATCTGTGGGGAAGAATCAAAGCATCCTAAgaacaaaagaattaaactggCATTTGAGGTGCTGCCCAACAGAAAGCAAATCAAATCAAGTTAATTGCCTgcttaacaacaaaacaaaacaagcaaactaaAAAACACCTTCAGAGATATATCACAGATTTAAACCAGAGTATCTGTAACATAACATATCCAATATCAAGGATACACTTCAAAATTACCTGtcatacaaagaaatacaaaaatatgacctattctcaaaagaaaaaacagtggaGATCAACCCCAAGAGCCTATTCCAACATCTGGAATTGGCAAAATAGTACAATGGCTCTTAAAACTATGCacaatgatggggcacctgggtggctcagtcagttaagcgtctgccttcacctcaggtcatgatctcaggatcctgggatcaagtcccacttcaggctctctgctcagcggggagtctgcttctccctctccctctgtgctctcccccctcaaataaataaataaaatcataaaaaaaaaaactatgcacaatgatataaagaaaaatttctcaTAACAAATGTAAAGATAGGAAATCCTAGTAAGAAAATaaagggtaggggcacctgggtggctcagtcgttaagcgtctgccttcagctcaggtcatgatcccagggtcctgggatcgagccccacgtcgggctccctgctcagcggtaggcctgcttctccctctcccactccccctgcttgtgttccctttctcactgtgtctctctctatcaaataaataaaaaatctttaaaaaaataaagggtataAGAACCAAAAGGGAATGTCCTTTGATTGAAGACATAAACTGGCAGAATATGAGAAAACCCATGAGAGGGCCAAGAAATGGCATTATTTAATTGCGTGTAGAATAAAAGAATATCTCTGGAAGGTAATTAACGAATGTGATGTCATTGATTATCTCTGGGGATGGGAACTGGATTTCTAGGGTGGCAAGAAAGTAGACTTCTCACTATATAGCCTTTTGTATCATTTGAATTTTGaagcatataaatataaatacataaattggcaataaaaccaaaatcaaattttaagtTCAAGGGGAGGACGTGGGCGTAGACAAAGGAAACTAAGCTTTCATTGAAATGGGAGGCGAAAGCCAAAGGGCAAGTGTGAAGTAGAGACATGTGTAAGTTGGACGGTACAAGTATTGTGATTAGGTTTAGCTGCATATAAAACCCAAAACAACCACTGCTTAGACATACAATACCTGGAGTTGGCAGTCCATAGCAGGTATGGCAGCTCCACAAAGTCAGCCCACACTTCGTCTGTTCAATTCTGCTACCTTCATCATATGGCTTATATCCTATAGGTGACTTACATCAGCAGCTGGCTTCTTATTTCTATCCATCTGTTCCCTGTTCTCACCTGGTAAAAAGAGGGGATGTGAGAAGGGGGTAAGGGAGAGTTTCAGGACCTCTCCCTTTAAGGTGTCTTCCTAAGAGTTCTACGTAACACTTCCACTGGCCAGAAGTCAGATCCCTGGCCACACCTACCTGCATGAGAGTCTGGAAATGTAGTCTGCATTCTAGATGGCCCAATTCCATCAAGCTTAGTTCTGTTACTGAGTAAAGAAAATGAGTATTTGGTGGCCAGATGATAGTCTCTGCCACAGGGAGCAAGTTGAGGGAATTTCAATCTGATAGCTTCCATTTTCTCTGGTGGAGACATCGTGATTTGCTGAAAGGGTGGAAATGGGTAGAGGTTGGCTTGAGGAAAGTGGTGAAAGTTTGAAATAACTAATGTGAAGCGAGTAGGAGAGAGAACTAAGGTGGAACATGCAGAAAAGTATATTTCAGGTGGGTTGGAAGTTACACAATTGTGGTGCATCAATCTTCATggtggtgtgattttttttttccccatagtatTCAGCAGTCTGGGAGTAGCAGGATGGTGATGGAAGCTATTATTTAGGAAGAATGTATATTACACGCTTAGTGAATAACACTGGGGATCTGCCCCTGTGTGTTACTGCAAATATTGCCACATAATCTAAAAATCCAGCAGATTCTTAATCGTGGTTAGAATTTTCTCGTATATACTCTGTATTCTAAGAGATGGCTCAAATGTTTGAAGTATGTAGGCAAGGACTGCCAGATACAATTGACCAGGtgagtaaaattaataaattggtcCTGAAAGCCCTTTTAGATTTCTCTGatgaaacataaatttttaacatttaaatttagtagataaaacagtaaataataaaaatttaaattttaaaaaatgatttaatgtattttattttttctagaaatatctTCTGTGTAATTCCAGAGGTCACTACACCTCTTACAACAGTCTCCcaatctcttcttcctccccttcaaaTCTTCCTACTCACAGCTGCCAAATTAATCTCCCTATTTGCTGTCACTTATGCTTTCATTTGAAAACTTTCGTTGGCTCCTTTTTGCCAATTGAATAAAGTTTACACCCTTTATTGGCACCTAcctttctacttctttttccGTAATTTCCCTTCATGTGCCCTATCATTCTGCCAAATTAATCTGACTACTcactaggaaaaaatatataattataataataataattttatgagTCCCAGTTTGGACACAATCACTTCAGAAGGCTGGTGGTTGTAGAAGCTACCCtgtgaaagaagaaatgactAGTGTAGTAGTCAGGAGTGTGGTATACAAATACTGTTTCTCCTTCAGAGCACTCTGCAGTTGCACATCCTTGTCCCTTTGAAGTCAGGCTTGGTCACATGACTTGCCAATGAGATGTGGGCAAAAGTGGCATGCATCATACCCAGGAAGAAGTTGTGTAAGTTACTCCCCCCCATTTTTCCCCATGGCCAAGGGTCCCAGTGCCTGCATTCACTCTGCTATGAACATATAgagtaaatgagaaaagaaaaaagtgttcaaAGGGGCATGACTTTATAGCCCCTTTGGTAAACTCAGATTCTTTTTTGGTATAAGGGGGTTTATactcccataaaaaaaaaaaaaatcctgttgttTGAAGCCTCTGATTTAGGGGCTTCTACAGCTTAGCATAGTCTTCCCTAAGTGGTACAACTAGTGAAGAAACTGAACAAGTGAACGTAAGCCGCTCTTTGGaggttttttactttaaaaatgtatcatatgatctcactgctatgaggaattcttaatctcaggaaacaaactgagggttgctggagtggtggtggggtgggagggatggggtggctgggtgatggacattggggagggtatgtgctatggtgagcgctgtgaattgtgtaagactgttgaatcagagacctgtacttctgaaacaaataatacattatgtgttaaaaagaagatagtaggaagggtaaaatgaaggtgggggaattggaggggggagatgaaccatgagagaatacggactctgagaaacaacctgagggttctagaggggaggggggtggggggatgagttagcctggtgatgggtattaaggagagcacgttctgcatggagcactgggtgttatacgcagataatgaatcatggaacactacatcaaaaacaaatgatgtaatgtatggtgattaacataataaaataaaaaaattaacttcattgAGGTATGATTTAAGCAcaataaaatgcatccattttATGTGTTCTCTTcaaagagtttttaaataaatacatacatttgtGTAACCACTACCCTAATTGAGATATGTAACATTTCCATCACTTCAGAACCTTTCCTCATGCCTCTCTGAAGTCTaatccttttcctccctcctcccacccttaATCCAGCCTCAAGCAAACACTGATAGCTTTTTGTTgctatagattagttttgctcgttctagaatttcatataaatagaattatataatatgtattcattttgttaaaaaatatgtattcattttgttttgagaagtctttgttttgttttgttttaggatatatttagagagagagtgagtgcgcgtgggggggggcaaagggagagaagaatcgggctccatcccaggaccctgagatcatgacctgagccaaaaccaagagacttggctgcttaaccactgagccactcaggcacctctgttTTGAGAAGTTTTAAAAGTACAAATGGGCTTTACAATTCAGCATACCTTTGCACACATATAAAAGGTGAAGGTTGATTCAGGCTAACTAGGGTAATTAATCTGTACCTCCccgaaatttttttttttaaagatatacgAATTACAATTTCCTTTGCTCCATTACAGTGGAGTTCCTATCCACCGTAGCAAAACTACTATTTTCTACTTAGGTGAGAATTTTACAAGATTTTGAGCTCCATGAgacattaaatttttttgattGCTGTATGTATACTCAATGCCTACAACGGTGTCGACATCATagtagttcaataaatatttgtggactaAATTGATATATTTCCCTTGAATTGCCTTTATATAAATCTGTGTTAAATTGATGACTTACGGTTAGAAGTTTAATTACCATGCACTCCTAAAGGAAAACGTGTCTAGTGCCTCATTCCACCTCAGGTGGAGGAAGAGGATGGAGATTGAAACTGGGGGAAGCATGGCCAATCGTACTGTGGAGTCCGTATCGATAAATCCTGAAACAGCATAGTATTGTGTGTTGTCCGGTTGTATTAAAACgatgaccaaaaaaataaatcaagaaaatgaaactcCACCAGCACCTTGTCCGAATATCTTTGTTTACCCATTCCCTGTTTTATTCATCTTCTGTCGTGACAAGAGCCTTAGTCGAATTCTGCGTACTTGGATGTCACAAACAAATTATTTGGCCCTTCactctcacctgtaaaatagacCTTCTAACTTCCGAACCTCTGAGGAGTGTGGTGAAAATCAAATGGGAGGAAAAGTGAGCGAGAACTTTGGAAAAAGTTACCAAGGTACGATACGCGACAATAATTTATATCCCTACCATCCCTATTCTCCGCCTCGACCGCCGCCAGGAGGCGGTGCGGACTGCGCAGGCGCGCCCCAGCCAGCCCCGCCCAGCTCCCCTCCCGGTGCCTGGCGCCCGGCGCGCGCACGCCGCCCGGCGTCCTCGCTCCCGGGGCGTCGCCCCGCGTGCGCTGGAGTCGCCGAGGCCACCCCCAGCACCGGAAGTGACCCTGACGGGTTTGCCTTCAAATTCTTGACGAGCTGAAGCAGCACTGAGGGCTGGTGACGGTTGACCACCGCCGTCCTGGGGCCGTGAGCACGGAGCAGAGTGgttggggctgggcagggccctACTTCCTAGCCGCCCTGAGCAACGCACGGCCGTTCCCCTCCGCCTGGCGGTGGGAGGTTTCCCAAGGATCGTCGGCAGCCACAGGTGAGTGTTCACTCTCCCGGTGCTCCGGGGATCCCCGGCCCCCGTGGCCAGCTTGGCGAGGGATTCGGGGCCGGCAATGAGAGCCGTCTGCGTATCCTGCCATTAGCCCGCCCTTGCCGGCGCCGAGGTCTTAGGTCCTCGCTGTTGTCGCTGACACCTGTGGCTCAGGTGACGGGTTCCCTACCTGAGGAATCCTATCCAGCCTGGGACTTTCGGGGGTTCCTGGCGATCCCCTTTCTAGGCCTGTGTCATTAGAGAAGTCTCTGGTCGGAAAAACAcatctctctttatttcttagcTTTTTTGAGCAGTTCTCTCCCGAATTCGTCCACGCCCCCGCCCCATACCCTCAGCCCTGAAAAACCTCGAAAGCCTTGAAATGGGATGCAGCttcttttcttacattttgttAGGTAGGTGTGATATTGTTGAGGATGTTTCTTTATTCTGGTGCTGGGCGCCCTCTGGGAGGTTTTTGGCCCTTTTGATTAAGAGTtggtaccttttaaaaatatgtatcccTCGAAACATTTGTTTCATATTGTATAGCGTATGGTGACGAAGTTAGAGATAAACGTGGATCCTTAAGTACCTTACAGTGGATAGTCTCAGCCCTTATTTAATcaaaaatagttttctcttttgaCTGCGAAGTGCCATTTTATATCAGTTACTAAATTCCAGTAGCACAATTTTGCATCCTTCTGTCTTGAAAGCATTCACTTATGTATTCCTCTTTGAAATCAGACCTTTAGTTACTGCTGAAAACATTCCTAATGTTTTAGAATCTTTGCCACAATGATAGAACACCACGGTGTCAAGAAGATTCTTGTAAAGTTCACAGGACTAAATGTCTCAATGTGCAGCCCTATTGTCTTTTCCAAAGGAGATGATTTTTGTAATCAGTGAGTTCTCACACAGGAATCGAGTCAGAACTCTTTATTTtgtattactattactattaatattactgtatcatgctttaaaaaaaaaaacggcagTGCTGATCAATTTCCAACATTCCTAGACTGTGGAAAGCTGTGTAAAGCTCCTCTATGGCTTTGGTTATTCAAGAAGCTTTTGCATTTTACAGATTCAGTACTTGGCATATTATACAAcagattctgcattttattttgaaactggTGTCCCAGTTCTGACAAATACTAAGAATTAGAGAATCTTGTAAAATTTGCTGTTCTAACAGCATTGTTGAATTTCTGTTTACAGCAGTggtttaggtttttctttttagctaCATGATTGGTTAAAAAGATAATGTATCAAATCAATGTGGTCAGTGTTGATTATATGCTAAATAGATTTTGCTTGTAGTGTTTATTGACATGGCTTGAACATGGattttgaattacattttaattgttatattcactgattttgttttgttcagggTAAACAGAAAGTTTACCAAATACagatatatgtattcttttttttcctgagcaggcATTCTTTTGATAACTTTCTCATGCTTCTTGAGAATTTATTATACAGTGATTATAAAAGTAAGAAGAATGTATGCCATGCTGTAATTGGTCATGGATCACTCATGtattgtatgtatttataatCATTAGCGACTGACTAAATTAGCATTATGGTTGTTTTCATATCCCAGAGATGAACATTCTGAACACTGCTTAACAGTGTGTTGTCACTTTTAAAGTTACACTCGATTTATTGAAATGCCTTCAAGAAAATGTATGATTGAggttcatctgtttttgttttaggacATCAGTTTTACAGATAAGTATTTTTAACATAGATGTTGATTGCCTGTGCCTAATACTATGGTATGCTTGTTTCCTCCTAAGTGCAGAAAATACACCTAGGATAGATCAAATGATGTCCCTTCTACTAAACTTTAGGGATTTAAAGGcttaattcttaattttgtctTCAGTGCAATTCCTTGCAACTGAGTAGGTGCTCTGTAAATACTTCTTGAATGAATTACCTATGCACATTAcagtaaaaactgaaatattagTGGAACCCAGTCTAACTCCTTAAAAAACTATGTGGATATGGTATCCTTTTTAGGTGTGGAATAGGGAAGGCCCCATATTTGCTGTTTTGGGAGAGCATAGGAATCTTAGAACCTCAGATGTTTGATCTATTGCCtattctttttctgtgtctttaatcACTTCTTTTCCTTAATCCTAGAGGAGAAAGAGACACCCTAAGTCTCTTTGTAGAGATTCCACACCACAGCAACTATTAAGTTTGCTAGAAATTTtgctgtaatattttttattgtctaaGGTTTTTGACTCTGTTACTTGAATTAAAATTTCGTGTTGCACCTTACTTAgcttaaataaattgaattagcCATTAGTGAAAATGAATACATAAGCTGTGTAAACAAAACGTTGGTTCTGACAGGATAATGTAAAGGAGATGCTTGCTGTGAGATAAAGTAGGCATCACATatggttatttttctctttagtaatCTGTCTAATCAAGAATCAGTTTTTGGACAATATCATTTTTATAAGTGTTCTATTAATGGAACCAGTAGATACTCTTTACTGTTCATGGTGGTTAAAATTTGACTATAGGCTTTTCTCcaatatattcatttcttcaaaaattgCTGGAAATTGTGCCAGGTAGACCTCATTTCTGTACTC
Above is a window of Zalophus californianus isolate mZalCal1 chromosome 7, mZalCal1.pri.v2, whole genome shotgun sequence DNA encoding:
- the LOC113927838 gene encoding uncharacterized protein LOC113927838, whose protein sequence is MTADSPHPTTDTQTALIAGPESLAKLATGAGDPRSTGRVNTHLWLPTILGKPPTARRRGTAVRCSGRLGSRALPSPNHSAPCSRPQDGGGQPSPALSAASARQEFEGKPVRVTSGAGGGLGDSSARGATPRERGRRAACARRAPGTGRGAGRGWLGRACAVRTASWRRSRRRIGMQITMSPPEKMEAIRLKFPQLAPCGRDYHLATKYSFSLLSNRTKLDGIGPSRMQTTFPDSHAGENREQMDRNKKPAADVSHL